The Chitinophaga pinensis DSM 2588 region GGAAGTGAAGTGGAAAACAGTGAGTGGTCAGATACTGACTTCCGGCAAAGTGACCGATGTGAATACATTCGATCAGCCAAACAAGATCCATATAGAGAAATTCAACGGCGCAAAGAAACAGGGCGATCAGCTGGTTGCTGAATTGCCACCTGCTTCTGTCGTAGTACTGGAACTGAAATAAAGCGGTATAGATATTACCCTGGAGGGTAGCACAGAGAACAAGAGAGGCTGTTCGCGGAATGCGGACAGCCTCTCTTTTATAATGCGTAATTGACCAGACGACATTACTGGTGATAAGAATAACGGATCGTTACACCATAAGTGCGTGGATCGCCTAATACGGCCGCATAGTGACCCGCATTACCTGCCGCTGGCAGTAACTGCTCGAAATAATCTTTATTCAGCAGATTACGTCCCCATACAAAAATAGTCAGTCCGTTCAGTGCACGGAAACCTGCACGGGCATTAAACAAGGTATAACCGTCAATATTCAGGTATTTGGAGGGTGACGGACTGGAAGAGAAAGAAGAGCGGAAATATGCATCCGCACCCACAAAGAAACGGGCATTCTGTCCCAGGATGATACCGGGATTAGAAACGATCTCTCCACCTATCGAACCTGCCCATTTTGAAATACCTGGTAATTCTCCACCGGAAATATCTTTAAAGGCAGCAGAGCCACCTGTTTCTTCCAATGGTACCGGCGCGTTCTTAAAAGACACATATTTGCCATCTGTGTAGGCAAGGGAACCATAGAGGGATACTGCACTATGTATCTTCAGACTTGCATCCAGTTCCACTCCCTGCACCCTTACTTTTTCAGCATTGGCGAGGTAACCACGGTTTACACCCACTTCTGCGGTCTGTACCTGCGTCTGATAGTCTTTGATATCTGTTCTGTGGTAAACGATATTCGCAGTGGCATTCTTGCCCGGAGATGTTTTAACGCCTACTTCAAAATGTTTTACCGATTCAGGATTGATCCTGGCCAGTTCCGTCATTACTTTACCGCCTGATGTAGGTAAGCCGCCGAGATTCACACCGATTGGTTTATAACTGGTGGAATAGGTCGCAAATGCGTTGATGGCTTTTGTCGGTTTATAAGCAAGTGTCAGCTGACCGGAAACATTGCTTTCATCTACATCCGCGTTGAAGGTCTGATTGGTATATACAATATTTTTCAGTGCGATCAGATCCGGATCGTCTGTCTGTAAACCGCCATATGTCTTACGGTCATAGTCTACTTTTTTCTTGTCATAGTTGTAACGCAGACCTGGTAATACATGTATCTGATCGGTGATCGCCCAGTCCAGTTGACCAAATACAGCACCGCCGAAAGTCTTCAGACGGGATACCGTTTTTATACCATAACCATCAAACAAGCCCGGTGTCGCCCATAACTCGCTGGTTGAACTCTGGGAGAAACGCCACTGGGCATCTCCTGATTCTTCAATATGCGCAGGATCTGTTTTCAGGTCCTGCCAGATGCCGAATACACCTATAACACCGCTCAGGCGGGACGTCAGGTCACCTGCATAACGTACTTCCTGCGTCCATTGTTTATGTTTGGAAGTGGCTTGTGATAACTGTAATACTGCCAGACCGGTAAAGTCCCTGTCATTTGAAGGATCCCAGTTCCAGTAACGCCACGCGGTAGTGGAAGTCAGTGTACCGCCGCCAATTTTAGCGTCTACATTCAGTGCAACGCCGCCCAGTTCATTACCGGAGCGCCATGGCGTATTATGGTCTACCAGACGGTCAAATGGATTCTCGCTGGGCAGTTTATAATTCAGGTCAGCAATGATCTGTTTAAACTGTCTGTAAGCAGGTCGTAAGGTGGGAGCTACACCTGCTACCACCTGTGCATAGCCTTCCGGATGTTGCTCGGAATTGTCCGCAGTCAGGGTGATCTTCACTTTGTCTGAAGGCGTATATAACAGCTGCCCGCGTAAGCCCAGGTTATTGAGGTCATTGATATGTTTTTGCGTCACCACATTATAAAGTGTGCCATCACGCTGTGTACCGGAGAAGGACACGCGGGCGGCAAATTTCTTACTGAGCGGACCTGAAACGGCTGCTTTTGCCTGGATATATCCATAGTTGCCATAGCTTACCTCGAAATTAGCTTCCGGGGTAAAACTAGGCTGTCTTGTCGTGATATTGAAGGCGCCTGCGGTTGTGTTTTTACCGAAGAGCGTACCTTGTGGTCCGCGTAATACCTCTACCTGTTCTATATCAATAAAGTCAAGCGTAGTCGCTGCCGGACGGGCATAATACACGCCATCCACATAGAAACCCACACCCGGGTCAATACCATCATTTGTCAGACCAAAAGTCGATCCGACACCACGGATATTCAGGGTCGTATTCCGGGGATTGGAAGAATATAATTGTACGGTAGGTACAATCTCTTTCAGACGGTTAACGTTGAAGGCGCCGGCATCTGCAACCAGTGAACCGCTGATTACGGAGATCGGAATAGGTACCTGCTGCGCGG contains the following coding sequences:
- a CDS encoding TonB-dependent receptor; translated protein: MPILLLAGTAFSQDAVVGVIKNGEGTSVVGATVVIKGTNVHAIADTSGRFSIPLRRAFPFTLLISSLGYKLEEVKLTSLPTGPLTITLSSDNSLSEVVISSRRRLETAQQVPIPISVISGSLVADAGAFNVNRLKEIVPTVQLYSSNPRNTTLNIRGVGSTFGLTNDGIDPGVGFYVDGVYYARPAATTLDFIDIEQVEVLRGPQGTLFGKNTTAGAFNITTRQPSFTPEANFEVSYGNYGYIQAKAAVSGPLSKKFAARVSFSGTQRDGTLYNVVTQKHINDLNNLGLRGQLLYTPSDKVKITLTADNSEQHPEGYAQVVAGVAPTLRPAYRQFKQIIADLNYKLPSENPFDRLVDHNTPWRSGNELGGVALNVDAKIGGGTLTSTTAWRYWNWDPSNDRDFTGLAVLQLSQATSKHKQWTQEVRYAGDLTSRLSGVIGVFGIWQDLKTDPAHIEESGDAQWRFSQSSTSELWATPGLFDGYGIKTVSRLKTFGGAVFGQLDWAITDQIHVLPGLRYNYDKKKVDYDRKTYGGLQTDDPDLIALKNIVYTNQTFNADVDESNVSGQLTLAYKPTKAINAFATYSTSYKPIGVNLGGLPTSGGKVMTELARINPESVKHFEVGVKTSPGKNATANIVYHRTDIKDYQTQVQTAEVGVNRGYLANAEKVRVQGVELDASLKIHSAVSLYGSLAYTDGKYVSFKNAPVPLEETGGSAAFKDISGGELPGISKWAGSIGGEIVSNPGIILGQNARFFVGADAYFRSSFSSSPSPSKYLNIDGYTLFNARAGFRALNGLTIFVWGRNLLNKDYFEQLLPAAGNAGHYAAVLGDPRTYGVTIRYSYHQ